One window from the genome of Rufibacter tibetensis encodes:
- a CDS encoding SusC/RagA family TonB-linked outer membrane protein produces the protein MTEAQMLQKPQFVAGKQQEAPALLTKALPTPGSSGINVSGKLMPAVNSTTQLSKQTERVRISGTVTSAEMGSMPGVVITTNGTAVGATNSDGTFSIQVPKGQEVVFSFVGFTSLRRTFTQDETNLTLSLVQDSQQLNEVVVTALGIEREQKALGYATQTINSEALTDAMPNNFAQALSGKVAGLNLISPGSGPVNSTRISLRGDNSLNPGGNNALIVLDGVPMSSEMTSSGVDNAYGAGSGNDIPVDFGNGIADINPNDIESITVLKGPSAAALYGSRAANGALIITTKSGARRDKGIGVTVNTNISFNNVLKWPDYQYEYGQGTGKSFNAAGEPYYSYGASADGANTGSTSSAFGPKFNGQFYYQYDPTLEKQSAERQLWRPYKDNIKGFFRTGYTLTNNVALEGGGENGSVRASLTHTKNEWIMPNTGFERLTAALSVNQSISKRLKLTSKVNFTNKKSDKLPGTGYSNQSIAYFMIFQNPNVDLAWYKPRWKAGQEQLQQIHPFSSFIDNPYVIAYEMTNSLNNYSLVGNLAATYEFSPKLDLMVRSGIDFTSEDRALRRPFNTANFQFGYYKEQNIFDYEMNTDALLTYKEKLGSRIDVRTSVGGNLRNQRYRGTDGVVDGLVIPGVYKLSNGVGNAMMATRHRNREVNSLYALAAFSFEDKIFVDLTARNDWSSTLPVQNSSFFYPSISSSFILTDLFRLPTAISFAKLRLSAAQVGSDTDPYRTRKYYGQSDFAGSGSVPTTLHNMNFKPEITTSYEAGMEYMLFNGRIGLDATVYRNYTKNQILEIPVDPTTGYTRAVLNAGKVRNQGVELVLNARPIDLANFKWRSTVTWSKNDNKVQKLADGIEDQQVLGVGGQASIIAKVGGTTGDIYGFGFVRSPEGKIVYDNSGLPAYPDEVQYIGNAYADWKGGFLNEFSYKNFRFSFLLDGSYGGIIYSQTHHKMSEQGKLKHTLMGREEGFIIGDGVVLNGDGTYTPNTKKVNPADYYARYYRRANVESNSFDASYLKLREVRLEFNLPKALLARTKFFNGASFALYGRDLAMLTDFPIFDPETAALNGSNIMPGIEMGQMPSTRTMGMNVTLKF, from the coding sequence ATGACCGAAGCGCAGATGCTTCAAAAGCCACAATTTGTAGCAGGAAAACAGCAGGAGGCTCCAGCCTTGTTGACAAAAGCATTGCCTACTCCGGGTAGCAGCGGAATCAATGTTTCAGGCAAGCTGATGCCTGCAGTGAACTCCACTACTCAGCTTTCTAAGCAAACTGAAAGAGTAAGAATCTCTGGAACGGTGACTTCAGCAGAGATGGGATCAATGCCGGGCGTGGTAATCACCACCAACGGTACTGCCGTGGGTGCTACTAACAGTGATGGTACTTTTTCCATCCAGGTACCCAAGGGGCAGGAAGTAGTTTTCTCGTTTGTGGGGTTTACTTCGCTTAGAAGAACCTTCACCCAAGACGAAACCAACCTAACCCTCTCCCTGGTGCAGGACAGCCAGCAGCTGAATGAAGTGGTGGTAACCGCGTTGGGGATTGAGCGTGAGCAGAAAGCGTTAGGGTATGCTACCCAAACCATCAACAGCGAAGCGTTAACCGATGCCATGCCGAACAACTTCGCGCAGGCTTTATCTGGTAAGGTAGCTGGTTTGAACCTGATCTCCCCGGGTTCTGGTCCTGTGAACTCCACCCGTATCAGCTTAAGAGGAGATAACTCCCTGAACCCAGGCGGGAACAATGCCCTGATTGTATTAGATGGGGTGCCCATGAGCAGTGAAATGACCAGTTCAGGGGTAGACAACGCGTATGGAGCTGGTTCAGGGAATGATATTCCGGTGGATTTCGGGAATGGCATTGCCGACATTAACCCGAATGACATTGAAAGCATTACGGTACTGAAAGGCCCAAGTGCCGCGGCCCTTTACGGGAGCCGGGCGGCCAACGGAGCATTGATTATCACCACCAAATCTGGGGCTCGCAGAGACAAAGGAATTGGGGTAACCGTAAACACCAACATAAGCTTTAACAATGTTCTGAAATGGCCAGATTACCAGTATGAATATGGCCAGGGCACCGGAAAATCCTTTAACGCCGCCGGGGAGCCTTATTACTCGTATGGCGCTTCGGCAGACGGAGCCAACACCGGCAGTACCAGTAGTGCCTTTGGTCCGAAGTTTAATGGCCAGTTTTACTACCAGTATGATCCAACCTTAGAAAAGCAGTCGGCTGAAAGACAACTCTGGAGACCTTACAAAGACAACATCAAAGGATTCTTCAGAACCGGGTACACGCTCACCAATAACGTAGCCCTGGAAGGTGGAGGAGAGAATGGCTCGGTAAGAGCTTCCCTTACCCACACTAAAAACGAGTGGATCATGCCCAACACAGGGTTTGAGCGCTTAACTGCCGCTTTAAGCGTGAACCAAAGCATTTCAAAGCGGTTAAAGCTTACCTCTAAAGTCAACTTCACGAACAAGAAGAGCGATAAACTGCCGGGCACGGGCTACAGTAACCAATCTATTGCCTATTTCATGATTTTCCAGAACCCTAACGTGGATCTGGCCTGGTACAAGCCAAGATGGAAAGCCGGACAGGAGCAATTGCAGCAGATCCACCCGTTCAGTTCTTTCATTGACAACCCGTATGTGATTGCCTATGAGATGACCAACTCCCTGAATAACTACTCTCTGGTGGGGAACCTGGCGGCTACTTATGAGTTCTCGCCTAAACTGGACCTTATGGTCCGCTCAGGAATTGACTTTACCTCCGAAGATCGTGCCCTGCGCCGTCCTTTTAACACGGCCAATTTCCAGTTCGGGTACTACAAAGAGCAGAACATTTTTGATTACGAAATGAACACAGATGCCTTGCTTACATATAAAGAGAAGTTAGGCAGCAGGATTGACGTAAGAACCTCAGTAGGTGGTAACCTGAGAAACCAAAGGTACCGCGGGACAGATGGCGTGGTAGATGGATTGGTGATACCCGGAGTTTACAAACTGTCAAATGGGGTAGGCAACGCCATGATGGCCACCCGTCACAGAAACAGAGAGGTGAACAGCTTGTACGCCTTGGCCGCCTTCTCATTTGAAGACAAGATCTTTGTAGACCTGACCGCCCGTAATGACTGGTCCAGTACACTTCCGGTACAAAACAGCTCCTTTTTCTATCCGTCTATCAGCTCCAGCTTTATCTTAACTGATCTGTTCAGATTGCCTACTGCTATTTCTTTTGCCAAGCTGAGGTTGTCTGCGGCCCAGGTGGGGAGTGATACCGATCCGTACAGAACCAGAAAATACTATGGCCAAAGCGATTTCGCTGGCTCAGGCTCTGTTCCTACCACGCTCCACAACATGAACTTCAAACCAGAGATTACCACCAGCTATGAGGCCGGTATGGAGTACATGCTCTTCAACGGCAGAATTGGGTTAGATGCCACGGTTTACAGAAACTACACCAAAAACCAGATTTTGGAAATTCCGGTAGATCCTACCACGGGTTACACCAGAGCTGTGTTGAACGCGGGTAAAGTCAGAAACCAGGGAGTGGAACTGGTATTGAATGCCAGACCCATTGACTTGGCCAATTTCAAGTGGAGATCAACAGTAACCTGGTCTAAAAACGATAACAAGGTCCAGAAACTTGCCGACGGGATTGAAGACCAGCAGGTGCTGGGAGTAGGTGGACAGGCGTCCATCATTGCTAAAGTAGGCGGTACCACCGGTGACATTTACGGTTTTGGGTTTGTGAGAAGCCCCGAGGGGAAGATTGTGTATGACAACAGCGGTTTGCCTGCCTACCCCGATGAAGTACAGTACATTGGCAATGCTTACGCTGATTGGAAAGGCGGTTTCCTGAATGAGTTTTCCTACAAGAATTTCAGGTTCAGCTTCCTGCTGGATGGTTCTTACGGAGGTATCATTTACTCCCAGACGCACCACAAAATGTCTGAGCAGGGCAAGTTGAAACACACCTTAATGGGACGCGAAGAAGGCTTCATCATTGGGGACGGCGTGGTGTTGAATGGAGACGGTACTTACACCCCGAATACCAAGAAAGTAAACCCTGCTGACTACTACGCCAGGTACTACCGCCGCGCGAACGTAGAATCTAACTCCTTTGATGCCTCTTACCTGAAGCTGAGAGAAGTTCGTTTGGAATTCAACCTGCCTAAAGCTCTTTTGGCCAGAACCAAATTCTTCAATGGCGCCAGCTTTGCTTTGTATGGTCGTGATCTGGCCATGCTGACCGACTTCCCGATTTTTGACCCGGAAACCGCTGCCCTGAACGGGAGCAACATCATGCCGGGCATTGAAATGGGCCAGATGCCTTCCACCAGAACCATGGGCATGAACGTGACCCTTAAATTCTAA
- a CDS encoding SusD/RagB family nutrient-binding outer membrane lipoprotein produces the protein MTSIKKTFVLLLALGAFTTACTDDFEEVNTDPNRIELISPGTLLNPIIYEMSSFNANRADDFTFHLMQVSLPFPSPSGGIHRYDVTENAGSSTWNTYYRWLTNIKEMQAAAVKANDPNYEAIALTLNAWGYSLLTDSFGDVPMTEATRGDEGILYASFDTQKSIYTKILADLETANSKFDPTKTMIYGDDILYRKDVTKWRKFCNSLRLRLLLRVSKREEMNAAAKMAEIINNPAKFPVFTSNADAAILQISGVPPMISPWGRAVDFRTGRAASSFFIDHLNALNDPRRAKFFTQATSKDGRTQMGYKGIPSGYEGSDTQFNYAPSTFNIALVTAPMITVIMPYSEVEFIKAELIQKGIVTGDAKTVYEKGVKAAIEQWGAVVPADYFTNPAAAYNGTFEQLMLQKYLALFFVDYQQWFEYRRTGFPVLPTTNSMMNNKVVPVRFRYPTTVQTNNPENYRIAVEMMGGDDINTKVWWEK, from the coding sequence ATGACATCTATAAAGAAGACCTTTGTTTTACTCCTTGCCCTAGGTGCTTTCACCACGGCTTGTACCGATGATTTTGAGGAGGTGAACACAGACCCCAACCGAATTGAGTTAATTAGCCCGGGTACGTTGCTGAACCCTATCATCTATGAGATGAGCAGCTTCAACGCGAACCGGGCAGATGATTTCACCTTTCATTTGATGCAAGTGTCGCTTCCGTTTCCAAGTCCGTCTGGCGGGATTCACCGCTATGATGTAACGGAGAATGCCGGAAGCTCTACCTGGAACACCTATTACCGCTGGTTAACCAACATAAAAGAAATGCAGGCGGCGGCAGTAAAAGCCAATGACCCCAACTATGAGGCAATTGCGCTTACCTTAAATGCCTGGGGCTACTCTCTGCTCACTGACAGCTTTGGTGACGTGCCCATGACGGAAGCGACCCGGGGCGATGAAGGCATCTTATATGCCTCCTTTGATACGCAGAAGTCTATCTATACCAAGATCCTGGCAGACCTTGAGACCGCCAATAGCAAGTTTGATCCTACTAAAACCATGATTTACGGCGATGACATCCTGTATCGCAAAGACGTGACCAAGTGGCGCAAATTCTGCAACTCTTTACGGTTGAGATTACTGCTCAGAGTTTCCAAAAGAGAGGAGATGAACGCGGCTGCAAAAATGGCGGAGATCATCAACAACCCAGCTAAATTCCCGGTTTTCACTTCCAACGCAGATGCTGCCATCTTACAGATTTCAGGGGTTCCGCCAATGATTTCTCCTTGGGGGCGGGCAGTAGACTTTAGAACTGGCAGGGCTGCTTCTTCTTTTTTCATTGATCATCTGAATGCACTAAATGACCCACGCCGGGCAAAATTCTTCACCCAGGCCACTTCAAAAGATGGAAGAACGCAGATGGGGTACAAAGGCATACCCAGCGGATATGAAGGAAGCGACACCCAATTCAACTATGCTCCTTCTACCTTCAACATTGCCCTGGTGACCGCTCCCATGATTACGGTGATCATGCCGTACTCCGAGGTAGAGTTCATTAAAGCTGAACTGATTCAGAAAGGCATAGTGACCGGTGATGCCAAAACCGTCTATGAAAAAGGAGTGAAGGCCGCTATTGAGCAGTGGGGAGCCGTGGTACCAGCCGACTATTTTACCAACCCAGCCGCGGCGTACAATGGCACCTTTGAGCAACTCATGCTGCAGAAGTACCTGGCGTTGTTCTTTGTTGATTACCAGCAGTGGTTTGAATACCGTCGTACGGGTTTTCCGGTACTCCCCACCACAAACTCCATGATGAATAACAAAGTAGTGCCGGTTCGTTTCAGGTACCCAACTACGGTGCAAACCAATAACCCTGAAAACTACAGGATAGCTGTGGAAATGATGGGCGGTGATGACATCAACACCAAGGTTTGGTGGGAAAAATAA
- a CDS encoding glycerophosphodiester phosphodiesterase yields MRTVTPWKLLFCFFIGVHANAMAQGKISLTNYTFKPNSTKVGKVMVSPSEKGKVKLVGASANTFTLGKDNSLMLKKAISDPWVDVVLAVEQGQSTVQDTFRIVKDEFINNQVIAHRGAWKNTGATENSVSALQHAIRLGCAGSEFDVHMSSDSVLFIHHDQDVDGIHIEKTPAAELAKLKLPNGEFLPTLDAYLLAGLNQNKTKLILEIKPSAISKERGQALARKVVETVQKHKAQGWVDYISFDYAICQKVKELEPPAKVAYLNGEKAPAELAKDQLYGFDYNQSVLKKNPHWIEEAHKLGLTVNSWTVNSPEMMDWLLERKADFITTNEPELLLEKIKKLANN; encoded by the coding sequence ATGAGAACCGTAACACCTTGGAAGCTGCTTTTCTGTTTCTTTATAGGCGTGCACGCCAACGCAATGGCTCAAGGAAAAATCTCACTTACCAATTACACCTTCAAACCCAACTCAACCAAAGTGGGCAAGGTCATGGTTTCGCCTTCTGAAAAAGGAAAGGTAAAGCTGGTAGGTGCTTCTGCAAATACCTTCACGTTAGGGAAAGACAATTCTCTTATGCTTAAGAAGGCCATTTCTGACCCTTGGGTTGACGTAGTTTTGGCAGTAGAGCAGGGGCAAAGCACGGTACAAGACACCTTCCGGATTGTCAAAGACGAGTTCATCAACAACCAGGTGATTGCGCACCGCGGAGCCTGGAAGAACACGGGCGCTACTGAGAACTCTGTATCTGCTTTGCAGCACGCCATCAGGTTAGGTTGCGCTGGTAGCGAGTTTGACGTGCACATGTCTTCAGATTCGGTGCTGTTCATTCACCATGACCAAGATGTGGACGGTATTCATATTGAGAAAACGCCAGCCGCAGAACTGGCTAAACTGAAGTTGCCCAACGGCGAATTCCTTCCTACGCTGGATGCCTATCTGCTAGCCGGACTCAACCAAAATAAAACCAAACTGATTCTTGAAATTAAGCCTTCAGCCATCAGCAAAGAACGTGGTCAGGCCTTGGCCCGGAAAGTGGTGGAAACGGTGCAGAAACACAAAGCGCAGGGTTGGGTAGACTACATCAGTTTTGACTATGCCATCTGCCAGAAAGTAAAGGAGCTGGAGCCTCCCGCTAAAGTGGCCTACCTCAACGGCGAGAAAGCTCCCGCAGAACTGGCTAAAGACCAACTATACGGCTTTGATTACAACCAGAGCGTCTTGAAGAAGAACCCGCATTGGATAGAAGAAGCGCACAAGTTAGGTTTAACCGTTAACTCCTGGACGGTCAACTCCCCCGAAATGATGGACTGGCTACTAGAGCGCAAAGCAGATTTTATCACCACCAATGAGCCGGAACTACTGCTGGAGAAAATAAAGAAGTTAGCTAACAATTAA
- a CDS encoding calcineurin-like phosphoesterase C-terminal domain-containing protein: MFRRKFLQSVGALGLSLTLPVGAVQAQTPKKSSGQKVNLSLIAIKGKVQSGGKGIPGVVVTDGMNLVVTDKAGKYSLESNATAEFVYISIPRGYAIPNDKGVAQFFKPLPKDKSNFTADFDLQKLTQDDTKHNFVVWADPQMINKKDAEELVNTSAPDLKKLVDGYSKDTLFHGIGCGDLVWDKFELYEDYKKAIEISGIPFYQVIGNHDMDLTARTDDGSADTFKKLFGPTYYSYNRGDVHYVVLDDVFFIGTAKRYIGYLTEKQLQWLEQYLSFVKPGSTVVVSVHIPVNSGEKRRMNLKDESLGGVVSNRKELYRLLKPYKAHIMSGHTHVCEKVIEGDIIEHTHGAVCGAWWTGPICTDGSPSGYGVYEVNGSELNWYYKSVGHERDHQFRMYPKGTVKDRPEEVVVNVWNWDPEWKVVWFEDGVRKGEMKQEMGLDPLSVQLHAGPTMPAKHKFVDPTMTDHLFWAKPSAGAKQIKIEVTDRFGKVYSEALAV, translated from the coding sequence ATGTTTAGAAGAAAATTCCTCCAGAGTGTAGGTGCGTTAGGCCTTAGTTTAACCTTGCCGGTTGGTGCCGTACAAGCGCAAACTCCCAAGAAATCCTCGGGCCAGAAAGTAAACCTGTCGCTTATTGCCATTAAAGGTAAGGTGCAGTCGGGCGGCAAAGGAATACCCGGGGTGGTGGTCACCGATGGCATGAACCTGGTGGTCACCGATAAGGCGGGAAAGTACTCTCTGGAAAGCAACGCCACTGCTGAGTTCGTGTACATCTCCATTCCCCGGGGGTATGCCATCCCCAATGATAAAGGAGTGGCTCAGTTTTTTAAACCGCTTCCTAAAGACAAATCAAATTTTACCGCCGATTTTGATCTGCAGAAATTAACCCAGGACGATACCAAACACAATTTTGTGGTGTGGGCCGATCCGCAGATGATCAACAAAAAGGATGCGGAAGAATTGGTGAACACTTCAGCCCCAGATTTGAAAAAGCTGGTTGACGGCTACAGCAAAGACACGCTTTTTCACGGCATTGGCTGCGGAGACCTGGTATGGGACAAGTTTGAATTGTATGAGGACTACAAGAAAGCAATAGAGATCTCCGGCATTCCGTTTTATCAGGTCATTGGCAACCACGACATGGATTTGACCGCCCGCACCGATGACGGCTCTGCCGATACTTTCAAGAAGCTGTTCGGGCCTACTTATTACTCCTATAACCGCGGTGATGTGCATTATGTGGTGCTAGACGATGTCTTCTTCATAGGCACCGCTAAACGGTACATTGGCTATCTCACTGAGAAGCAGTTGCAGTGGTTGGAGCAGTATTTGTCTTTTGTGAAGCCGGGCAGCACGGTGGTGGTGTCGGTGCACATTCCGGTGAACAGTGGCGAGAAAAGACGCATGAACCTCAAAGACGAGTCATTAGGGGGCGTGGTGTCTAACCGCAAGGAATTGTATCGCCTGCTCAAGCCCTACAAAGCGCACATCATGTCGGGCCACACACATGTTTGTGAGAAAGTCATAGAGGGCGACATCATTGAGCATACCCACGGGGCGGTGTGCGGTGCCTGGTGGACCGGCCCTATCTGCACTGATGGCTCTCCCAGCGGCTACGGCGTGTATGAAGTGAATGGCTCTGAACTGAACTGGTACTATAAATCAGTGGGCCATGAGCGCGACCACCAGTTCAGGATGTACCCCAAAGGTACCGTGAAAGACCGTCCTGAGGAAGTGGTGGTGAACGTCTGGAACTGGGACCCCGAGTGGAAAGTAGTTTGGTTTGAAGACGGCGTGCGCAAAGGCGAAATGAAACAGGAGATGGGCTTGGATCCTCTTTCGGTGCAGCTGCACGCCGGGCCTACTATGCCGGCCAAGCACAAGTTCGTAGACCCCACCATGACCGACCATTTGTTCTGGGCCAAACCATCGGCGGGTGCCAAGCAGATCAAAATTGAAGTGACCGATAGGTTTGGGAAAGTGTATTCTGAGGCCTTAGCCGTTTAG